CAAATGCTAAAATACAGACTTGTAAGCTTTACCAAACCACCTGCTCTCAAGACCAAGATTCAAGTATCCGCAGGTGAATGCATTATTTGAGTAACGAATTTACCTGAATATCTTGTAATACATGCCACTATTAAAACGTCATTTCTTATGGATGTGGTCATAAGATGGTTTAATATTACATGGTTAGGGATGGACAAGTGATATGCCTCTTGATTCGAAGCATAGTATGAGCTATCTGCTCTTCTCAACGGAGGTCTCttgaaagaattgttgGGTGCTACAGATGGAGTTTGGTACTCATATGGGTATTGGTTGGATTGTATCTGTTGCACTTGTTGGTAATGTTGATGGTCGGTGATTGTAGGTGGAACCACGGGAATGTTTTGAGCGTGGTTCTGTTGGTGGTTGGATGACATCTTGTTTAGCAACACGTTGTTTAAATGTGCTGGTAATTGAGGTGGTTCCGGCAACTCGTAGTCTGGGCCCTTATTTTTGAAGTAATCGTAGTTCACAAACATCTCTGGAATATCGCTTGAGTAACTCAAGGCTGCCTTTTGATATTCCGTCAAGAATGATGTCGATAGTTGTTCGTGGTAAGGCACGTATTTATTCGATTCATTAGTATTGGTGGAGCAATCTGATTGCATGCGTTCAGCTTGGGGCCTCTGTGTTTCCAAATCGTCGGCGACATGCGGTATTACCTCAGGAGCAGGTGAATCTTCATTCATATATTCCACATGTTCAACATCCGGAAACCCTTCACTTTTACTCACCTTGGCTAAGAAGCTGTTCAGCTTCTTTCTGATTTTGTCAACTTCATACCTACCAGCAGTTTGAGTTTCACCCGTTAAAAGTGAAGGAATAATATTTGCATCATAATCTGAAGACGCACCAATATGGTTTGGTTGATTCTGAGAATGGTTGAAAAGGTGAACTTCGTCCAACACTTCGAACcagttgaaaaatatccCCTCGTGGTCAGTGGCAGTGGGTAATTGGTCACTGACTCTATATTCGttgtttattatatagAGCAATTTGTGGACCCCCAACGGTAACTTGATCGTGGTTACAAATTCGTTCTCGTGTTGGGATGACTGCGATAAATGAATGATGTTCCTCCAACTCGAAAACGATCCGATTATCGATATCTTCAGAATATTCTCCTTATTCGTATTCACCCATTTGATTTCGACCGGGATACGTCTACCGTTCTTGGACTTGTTCGAAATGTTGCTTTTGCTTATCGGTGATGCAACATCCGAGTTCATGTTTGCATCCCCTGCGTTTGACGCCCCCGCCGCAAGCTTAGTGAAATCCACTTTGCTCAAATTAGGCGTCGGTGTTTCGCCTCTCTGGGGTAATGACAGTCCACTCGATAATGAGTGATCTTCGGACGTATCCATTGCGTCGCTGTTGTAATTGTTGTTGGGTAAGATGTTCCGTGTCACCTCGGTACCTTCTGCATCTAGCAATCCGGCATTTAATTCGTTGAACTCATCTTCAATCAACTCATTCGAAAATTGATGGTATTGCTGCTGCATGCTCTTGTTGGACCCATCTGTGCCCGAACTATTCTGGGTGTAGATCTCTCTGTGTTCGACCTGCTGCTCATTCTGTTGCCTGTGTTTCGCATCCTGCTTACGCTTTACCTGGTGCAATATCAAGTCACTGAACTCCTCGTCTAAATTGTGGTAGTTGTTGGTCGAAGTCGACGATTTTCGAATATTGCCCAGATTATACCGGTTGTTGGCCGTTGATTTTCTAGTACTAGAAGTGTTATTTCCCATGatcaatttctaataaataacTCGTACAATAAACTACCTTCCAATAACCTTTCATGTATCGTGATCTCGTGTATTCCGTATCGATTCAAGCTACTTTgatggaagaagaaaaactCTACTATGTTCAGTCTAGTGTATCCTTTTCTGCAGTTTTGGAGCAACACCCAAAAAGAACAATCCCGTTTATGTGCAGGATATGTTCTTACAAACGGCCAGCCTCTACCAATTGGGGTATTGTAATGTAGACCAATATATCTTACCTCTAAAGagaaatgaagaaagagTATAATCCGAGGTCACACTACACTCACCCCTGACATATTTTACCAATAAGATGTCCAAATGGTGAAGTGCAAGTCAAAAAGTCTGAAATTGACGTATCTTGTATTGTGGTACCCAAGACAGTTGATAGCGGAGAGCAACACTCACGACATCGCGACATTCATCCgtaattttaatttaatacACGAGACGAGCCCCACCCTCGACATTGTTCCAGACGGccagaatttttttttttttttatttttgaaatattctttgttCTGGCGGCTTGCTAGCTTAGTAGATTGAAGAGGGCTCAGAGATTGGTGCTACGCAGACCAGCCGCACATTTCCGCACATTTCTCAGATATGAAACTTAATAGGGTTTTAGGATTTTAGCAGCTGGACCATGTAGCTATGTAGAGTTGTCCAAGTTGATAAAATGGAGGGGATGTGAATCTAGACCGGGTTTCTGTGGAATCTTCGGTTAACTGCGGGATATTGCCCATGTGCTGTATTATTACGACGAGGGGGGACAAAGCCCATTTAAACACTATGACATACATTTTATACATTATACATAATTTATTGGACCGGGTATAGGCGGATAGTGGTGTTCTAGTTGGGGGGAGTGGGATATCTATAATTTGGATCTTTTGGTGCACAACACACAAGTTAATCTTGCAAACACCGTGCAAAAAAGGTGCAAACTGAAGATATATTAcaacaattgaaatacaCATTATGTGATTGAAGGGCTTTTGGATGCAACAGAGCATCGTTTCCGGCGTTCTCGTCTTAATCTGCGCTGCATTATGCTGTAGCTGCCCCGTCTGATGATGACCTCGAGCTTGAACTTACTCAACTCAGGATACCAGGTGGAAATGTAGTTGCGAAGTTTTGCAATGAGGTCCTTGCGCTGGGGCTTGTTGGTGTCGCGAATCCACGTTTTGTGACCGAGCTCGAACTTGCAGTAGAGCTGGAAAACTTTCAACACCTTGAGCTCGATTTCGCGGGTTAGCGAGATGTTGTAGTGGTCGAGTTCGAGGATATGTGATAATTCGTGGATATTTATGCGGGAAAAGTACTTATCATTGTCGATCTTGGAAATCTTGTTCATCTTGTTGACGTAGTCTTCGGGAGTGGCCTGGGGTTTTGCACCCACCATACGATATTTGGGGTCGCATTTCATTGTGTGAAGAGGTAAAAGGCCGAAAAAATTGGGTTCCAGATGGATCCTGGTGTCTAGTTCCAAATTTGACCTGGTGGAACTGAACTCTTCTATCGATCTGTCTATATCGCTGCTGAACCTTTCGCTCTGTTTGGTGTATTTCGACTTGTTTTTGATCTTCTTGAGACCCTTGGATGATCTCCCATGCGAACCTCCCTTGTCGCCCGTTCCTCTTTTGCGTTTTATGTCCACTACGGTCTCTCCTTCGAGAATTATTTGCTGGTATTTGTGTTTCATGCCTCTAAATCTTATTACAACGTTCCATGCCGCCTCTGTTTTTTCGTGATGAATTGTTCCGTCTGAAATATCGTTTATCAAGCCCAATTCGTCAACTATTGACGCTCCATTGAACTCTGAATATGTATCTATCGTGTCAATCATGTCAAACGAATATTCGTCTCCAACCAACCCAAATATGTCCTTCGTGCATTGAACACTCGACTCGCTCGATGTAAGCGGCGACGCCAAATCGTCCATGCCGTTGTAGCTGTCAAATAAAAAGTCGTCATGGGTCCTAATCCCCTCCGTGGGActtaaatcatcaaatgCAAATATAGTAGGCtctattgatatttgtCGGTTGAAACTGCACCGGTTAATGCTGCTAGGAATTACAAAACAGTCCATAGGGTCCATATTGTCCTATTACTGTCTTATCTCTTCCAACTACTATTTATGGGCGGATTTCTAGCCTATTTATATTTCCAGGTGTTCCACAATCTAACTATCGGTAACATAGTAACTGTATTATTGGCGGAGATCATCTAGGCTCGGCGCGGGCGCATAGATGATACCTTAAAATATGCCAGCACCAAATTGGCCTGTTTGACTGTACTAATAACTCAACATatacataaatataatgtAATATACTAATACGTACTATCCTTCGTCTTAGctatatatacatatcAATAACTTGGTATATATGTCTAGAGTCTACATTAAATCTAAAGATATGTATCATAAGACCCCGTTTAGCGAACGTAAACAAATCTGCAAACCCTTCGATACGAAAGTTACGCATTACCACTAATAATAGATATCTCCGGTTCTATAACAATTCTGTTATATAGAAAAATACTTTACAGGTAGTTTGGACCCATCTACTCCTATGGTCTGTGTTTTATTGGCATATAATCGATATTTAGGCTTAAATAGGTTATATTACAAGCATATATCAATAAGATATATATGCGATACACCACAATAAGATACGTACATAATCTACGCGCGTAGGCGAGATGCTCGGGGATAAAGTCGCCAGTTCGAACCCGGTGTGTAAGATgttttttaattgtttgaaTTGGTTCGAAACATAGTTGGCAAAGAGAGCATTGGAAATACATCTGTAacagaaaataaatacaaaaatatatagaaaatattggtTCTCAGGTAAAGGGCAGGGGAAAAGTATATGGATGTGATACAGTACATATTGTGTATGTTGTGTCTTGAGTCTGTGACTAAATTGAATTGTGTAAAAGAATTACAATTTAGTAGAATTATAGAATGTTTGGGTAGAGTTTGGGTGTTGATTAAGTAAGGGAATATGTATATACACCGTATGCCTAAACTACAATTATTGAGCGAATCAATTACTTCTAAATGCAAAAGCAAGGAGTAACGTTAATTGACtatatagtatattatttaGCGTGCAGCACAACTAGGATAAATGTGCTTCTATGATGTTTTCCACGACACCATTGACATCAGCCTTCAAGTATTTCGAGTTCATCAATACTTGCAAAAGCTTCTTAATACCAATGCCCATGGGATTCTCCATGTTGTTTAATTGGTCTACAATGGAATGTCTATCGTGTTCATTCATAAAACCGATTTTGGTcataattatcattaattcGTCAGTGCTGGTGACTTGACCCACACCAATGGTTTTGGTGAAACAGTCCACCAAGTTCATGTGTTTCAAAACCGAGTATTGCGATGTTGTTCCAATGATCAAAAGTCTTCTTCCGTTGGGTGGCTGCTTGTTCAAGTTCACCATCAACATCTGCAAGATGTCGTTGGAGAACCTAGGACCAATAGGGACATAGTTGATCAAATTCTCGATCTTGTCAATCACCAAGATGTTCAATGGAGACTTGTAGATATCTCTAAAAATATTGTCGATAGTGGTTATCTTCATACCTTCGGACATTCCTACCAAGCTTTCGGCTGAAAGCATTTTAATAAATGGGAAATCCGAGTTTAGCGCTAAAGTAGAAGCGATTGCAGTTTTACCGCTCCCTGGAGGTCCATGTAACAAAATACTGATCAATCTCTCGGTTTCTGAAGACttaacttcatcaataaacGATTGGCCCTTGTCAAAGATAGTCTTAACCTTAGGAGAGTATTGGATAATTCCGTGTGGAGCATTTTTGGTCaagtcttcttcattaacCCCAAACGCCGGTTTAACTTCATTCAATGCCAACAAGAAATCGTTTCTGGTTAATCTCATCTTGGCAATATTGGCATCTACCTGTGCCATCGAGTCACTCTTGGTGTATTTATTGATCGCGAACGACGTTGCCGAATTACACAACCCTTCTAATTCGGCACCTGTGAAATTTTTGGTTAACGCAGCCAACTCGTCGAAATCCACGTCTTTTTCTAACAAGTCGTTTTGCTTCATGTTCTTGGTGTGAATCAAAAGAATGTCCTTACGGCCCTTCTCATCCGGTAACGAGATTTCGATCTGGATCTCAAATCTACCAGGTCTTAATAACGCattatcaatcaaatcCAATCTGTTGGTCATACCGATAATCAAAATGTTGTTCAATTGGTCAACACCATCCATCTTGGCTAACAACTGATTAACCACATTGTCACCAACCCCAGTACCGTCGGACTTTGCAGATCCTCTTTGCTTAAAAACAGAGTCCAATTCATcaaagatgatgatatgtAATTGCGAGTTTTCTCCCTTCTGTTTGTATTCGGTTTCAGCGTCCAGAAACAACTTTCTGATGTTTTCTTCGGATGCACCAACATACTTGGACAACATTTCTGGCCCATTCACAACCTTTGGTTCCTTGACATTCAACATTTTACCAATCTGTCTAGCAATTAATGTCTTACCTGTACCGGGAGGACCGAACAACAACAACCCCTTAACATGTCTCAACGCTAACTTTTCTACCAAATCAGGCGAAATAATTCTACTGGCAAAAGCTCTTCTGAAAATCTGCGAGAACTCCTCGTCTAACCCACCAATACCCATTTGTTCCAACTTAAAGTCAGGGTTGATGATAGGTTTACCCTGAGGCTTTCTAAGCTGCCTCGAGCCACTAGCGGCCGCAATATTGATCGATGAGCCCTCTTGTGGGTACATGTTGAGCTGCGTCTGTTTGATCAAAATCCCTTTGGCATTCAAGTCGCTCAATGTCTGCAAGTTTGGCACATCGCCCAAGTTGTTGATATCAAGAACCTGGATACCTGTCACCGTGACGAGGAAAATATTCGCCTTGAAGTCCATGACAATCGATTGCGTTGGTTGCAAGATCTGGTTCTCGTACATCTTCAAAAAGTGTTGCACCAACTCATCGTGGTTGATAGGGGCCGAGTGCGCCTTCGACCTTGATCTGAAATCAACCACCAAATCTACACTCCCTAAATAGCTCTGTTTGTTCCCATCGAAAATGTTGAATGGCTCGACCACCACCGGTTGATGTAAAGACCACTTCCCCCACAGTCTCATGTTACCTGCAAGTCCAACTACTCCCGGTGCCACCGACTCATCCTTGTAAATCGAATACACGAAATTCCCATCCAATATAACCGGTTCTCTGTTTCCCATCTCTTGAAAGTCCCTTGGATTAACCCCGATACAATTCGACAACGCTACCGCATTCGAAGGGCAGTTATCCACCTTGAACTGCTTCTGGAAATGTCTCACTGGCGCCTTTCTTTCAGGCACAATTGGTTGATTGTGGGTGATCAACGGGTTTCCAGGGCCCGGATGATTTGATACCTTATGAAATCCTAACTTTTCCATCATATGTGTATCTTTGATTGGAGTCCTAGCGTCTAATAATGGATTAATATCTTATATTCCACGAAACAGGTCTGCTGTTCTGTTTAGCTATCGCTAGAAATCAGGGTCGTGCGAAGTTCCCAAAAAATACATTTAGCAGATTCGGGTCTATTAACCCGATGATTCTGTCATTATGGTTGGTACACTCAATGACAGAAACATCGGGTCATTTTGTCGATCCTCGGCCTCCAGATCCAGTCGTGTGGAGCACTGATAACGATGGCCAGATTTACTCGACTTATTAATCGCGCCACAGTTTGCTTATGATAATCTGTGGAACTATGGATTTTGCAATTGCTTCTATGGTAGTTACTCAGCGGATTATACAGCATTTTAGGTCGAAAAAGCTTCAGACGTCTATCGGAGACCCCAATGTAGCCTGCCATCTTGATATGGATCGGTGGTATTAGTCAGTAGTTCGGAAGATCAGATAACCGATTTCGAAGTGTATTAGAGTTTACCCGGAACACTTTCCGCAATTAGTAATTAATCGGGTCTTCTAGAATTTGTCGGACGAAAATCATCGGTATATAAATGGAACCATTTTCCACAGTTTTCCAGATTCctttttattgatttacattaattatatattagtCAATTGACATTATAAACTATACAAATACACACAATGGTCGCACAAGTACAAAAACCAGCTCCATCATTCAAGAAAACTGCTGTTGTTGACGGTGTTTTCGAAGATGTTTCTTTGGAACAATACAAGGGTAAGTGGGTTCTTTTAGCCTTCTTCCCATTGGCTTTCACATTTGTCTGTCCTACTGAAATCATTGCTTACTCTGAAGCTGTCAAGAAGTTTGCTGAAAAGGATACCGAAGTTTTGTTCGCCTCCACCGACTCCGAATACTCTTTATTGGCCTGGACCAATGTCGCCAGAAAGGATGGTGGTTTAGGACCAATTAACCTTCCATTGATTGCTGACACCAACCACTCTTTAGCCAAGGACTACGGTGTTTTATTGGAAGATGATGGTGTTGCATTGAGAGgtattttcttgattgaTCCAAAGGGTGTCTTGAGACAAATCACCGTCAACGACTTACCAGTTGGTAGATCGGTTGAAGAATCCTTAAGATTGGTTGAAGCCTTCCAATTCACCGAAAAGTACGGTGAAGTTTGCCCAGCTAACTGGCAACCAGGTTCCGAAACCATCAAGCCAGAAGTTTCCTCTTCCAAGGAATACTTCGGTAAGGTCAACAAATAGATTTAGaaatacattatatatacaCTACACTAgatgatttcaatatatttattacagAAATTAGTATGGCCACAGTACGTGTAGTTTTAATGGAAAGGGGCTACGGGCCTGTTGCACCGTGGCGGTCTGACTAGAGAAGCCAcataaattttcaagagCCCCGGTTCAATATATATTCCTCCCATTGAGCATCGAAAATGCATTCTGCTCTGCTCGTATGTAAATAAATGCTAGTACATGGCCGTATTTCCTACTTAATCCCCCAATTCTCTCTGAATGTAGTACAAACACTATGTCGGTCCTTGGCTAGGTGAAAAAACTTGGCTGAAAATATCTCGCGATTCTAATAATCCGTTATTTCTGTCCTCTCTGTTAGCTACTCGCTGTATTACAATGTCTGATGTTTATTTCTATAAGTATCTAGTCAATCACCAAGTATTCTTCAGGTCTAAGTATACTTATGCTTTGGTCAACATTAAGCCGTTGGTACCGGGACATGTACTTGTTGTACCATTAAGAACGAGCATTTTGAGGTTTGCAGATTTGTCGGTCGAAGAATCCCAGGATTACATGCTGACATTGCAGCTTATCCacaaatttataatacATTTATACAATGCCGACTCGTTGAATATAGCTATTCAAGACGGGCCCGAATCTGGACAATCCATACCTCATCTACACACTCACCTAATTCCTCGCTACAAGACCGATGGGTTTGGAGACGgaatatatgaaaaattagataGGTTGGATCTAAATAATACCTTAATTGACTTTTTTGAAAGACAGCAATCGTACCAGAAAACTGGTGGATTTCAGCCTGTCCCAGATGAAGGTAGGCTGCCCCGGTCAGATGAAGTATTATCCAACGAAGCAATTTGGCTTAAAGACGAACTCGAAAAGTATATGAATCAATGATGGGGAATACTTAACCTATATAAACGAATCTAGACGGTACATGTATCTAACATATGTATCTATCAATCATGTTGATCCACAATCTGTAGATATAGTTGTATACGGCTTAGAGTCGTGAGTGCGCTGCAATATGAAAAATAGAAGGTAAATTCAAAACGATAATATATAAGGcatatttattcattataaGGCATGTCGAAGGAACCACTTGATGAAATACAATGGAAAAACCCTGAATGGATCCAGCAGTTTGGATTATTCACCGGTAATGTATTAGACTACTTTAGTGAGTCGCCATTCTACGATAGAACTTCCAATAACCAGGTTTT
This is a stretch of genomic DNA from Debaryomyces hansenii CBS767 chromosome G complete sequence. It encodes these proteins:
- a CDS encoding DEHA2G10230p (some similarities with CA5266|IPF1787.3f Candida albicans IPF1787.3f 3-prime end) codes for the protein MDPMDCFVIPSSINRCSFNRQISIEPTIFAFDDLSPTEGIRTHDDFLFDSYNGMDDLASPLTSSESSVQCTKDIFGLVGDEYSFDMIDTIDTYSEFNGASIVDELGLINDISDGTIHHEKTEAAWNVVIRFRGMKHKYQQIILEGETVVDIKRKRGTGDKGGSHGRSSKGLKKIKNKSKYTKQSERFSSDIDRSIEEFSSTRSNLELDTRIHSEPNFFGLLPLHTMKCDPKYRMVGAKPQATPEDYVNKMNKISKIDNDKYFSRINIHELSHILELDHYNISLTREIELKVLKVFQLYCKFELGHKTWIRDTNKPQRKDLIAKLRNYISTWYPELSKFKLEVIIRRGSYSIMQRRLRRERRKRCSVASKSPSIT
- a CDS encoding DEHA2G10274p (highly similar to uniprot|P34760 Saccharomyces cerevisiae YML028W TSA1 Thioredoxin-peroxidase (TPx)) is translated as MVAQVQKPAPSFKKTAVVDGVFEDVSLEQYKGKWVLLAFFPLAFTFVCPTEIIAYSEAVKKFAEKDTEVLFASTDSEYSLLAWTNVARKDGGLGPINLPLIADTNHSLAKDYGVLLEDDGVALRGIFLIDPKGVLRQITVNDLPVGRSVEESLRLVEAFQFTEKYGEVCPANWQPGSETIKPEVSSSKEYFGKVNK
- a CDS encoding DEHA2G10208p (similar to CA5265|IPF1792 Candida albicans IPF1792) produces the protein MSRCRECCSPLSTVLGTTIQDTSISDFLTCTSPFGHLIGKICQGTRKSTANNRYNSGNIRKSSTSTNNYHNLDEEFSDLILHQVKRKQDAKHRQQNEQQVEHREIYTQNSSGTDGSNKSMQQQYHQFSNELIEDEFNELNAGLLDAEGTEVTRNILPNNNYNSDAMDTSEDHSLSSGSSLPQRGETPTPNLSKVDFTKLAAGASNAGDANMNSDVASPISKSNISNKSKNGRRIPVEIKWVNTNKENISKISIIGSFSSWRNIIHLSQSSQHENEFVTTIKLPLGVHKLLYIINNEYRVSDQLPTATDHEGIFFNWFEVLDEVHLFNHSQNQPNHIGASSDYDANIIPSLLTGETQTAGRYEVDKIRKKSNSFLAKVSKSEGFPDVEHVEYMNEDSPAPEVIPHVADDLETQRPQAERMQSDCSTNTNESNKYVPYHEQLSTSFLTEYQKAALSYSSDIPEMFVNYDYFKNKGPDYELPEPPQLPAHLNNVLLNKMSSNHQQNHAQNIPVVPPTITDHQHYQQVQQIQSNQYPYEYQTPSVAPNNSFKRPPLRRADSSYYASNQEAYHLSIPNHVILNHLMTTSIRNDVLIVACITRYSGKFVTQIMHSPADT
- a CDS encoding DEHA2G10252p (similar to uniprot|P18759 Saccharomyces cerevisiae YBR080C SEC18 ATPase required for the release of Sec17p during the 'priming' step in homotypic vacuole fusion and for ER to Golgi transport), yielding MEKLGFHKVSNHPGPGNPLITHNQPIVPERKAPVRHFQKQFKVDNCPSNAVALSNCIGVNPRDFQEMGNREPVILDGNFVYSIYKDESVAPGVVGLAGNMRSWGKWSLHQPVVVEPFNIFDGNKQSYLGSVDLVVDFRSRSKAHSAPINHDELVQHFLKMYENQILQPTQSIVMDFKANIFLVTVTGIQVLDINNLGDVPNLQTLSDLNAKGILIKQTQLNMYPQEGSSINIAAASGSRQLRKPQGKPIINPDFKLEQMGIGGLDEEFSQIFRRAFASRIISPDLVEKLALRHVKGLLLFGPPGTGKTLIARQIGKMLNVKEPKVVNGPEMLSKYVGASEENIRKLFSDAETEYKQKGENSQLHIIIFDELDSVFKQRGSAKSDGTGVGDNVVNQLLAKMDGVDQLNNILIIGMTNRLDLIDNALLRPGRFEIQIEISLPDEKGRKDILLIHTKNMKQNDLLEKDVDFDELAALTKNFTGAELEGLCNSATSFAINKYTKSDSMAQVDANIAKMRLTRNDFLLALNEVKPAFGVNEEDLTKNAPHGIIQYSPKVKTIFDKGQSFIDEVKSSETERLISILLHGPPGSGKTAIASTLALNSDFPFIKMLSAESLVGMSEGMKITTIDNIFRDIYKSPLNILVIDKIENLINYVPIGPRFSNDILQMLMVNLNKQPPNGRRLLIIGTTSQYSVLKHMNLVDCFTKTIGVGQVTSTDELMIIMTKIGFMNEHDRHSIVDQLNNMENPMGIGIKKLLQVLMNSKYLKADVNGVVENIIEAHLS
- a CDS encoding DEHA2G10296p (similar to uniprot|P49775 Saccharomyces cerevisiae YDR305C HNT2 Dinucleoside triphosphate hydrolase) gives rise to the protein MSDVYFYKYLVNHQVFFRSKYTYALVNIKPLVPGHVLVVPLRTSILRFADLSVEESQDYMSTLQLIHKFIIHLYNADSLNIAIQDGPESGQSIPHLHTHLIPRYKTDGFGDGIYEKLDRLDLNNTLIDFFERQQSYQKTGGFQPVPDEGRSPRSDEVLSNEAIWLKDELEKYMNQ